In Nasonia vitripennis strain AsymCx chromosome 2 unlocalized genomic scaffold, Nvit_psr_1.1 chr2_random0004, whole genome shotgun sequence, the sequence TCGCACCGCTTTGCTGTTTTTACATGCTGTCCCTAGTAGAAATTCCGCTAACTGATCCAGTTAATACTTGCGCTGTCCGCTTTTGCTCAGTATTAGTTTGGCGAACGTTTCTAAGTTATTCGATTCTCATTGCGCGAATCGGCAGTGCGATTCGTGGCGTCCAGGCCAACATGGTTAgaagtcattttttattactcCTAGACTGCCAGACCTCAAGTTGGAATTTTACTCCACGGATTGTGAAAGTCAACACGGTGCAGACAAGCCGATGGGCTTCACGTGACTGCCAAGCCAGAGAGTTGATTAGTGGTAGGTGTTCGCGCGGGGCATGTCGCTGCGTTTATATAACTATAGGTATAGAGGGACGTTCGCATTGCTTTAAGTCCCTTTGTCAGTTTTCGGGAAAGCTCTTTGATCTAGCGGGCCTGAGTTTTAGGCTGCAACTAATGAGTGTAGCAATAGTTCCAAGCGATAACTTGGATTGTATTATGACCCTTTTCGTCAGGCTAAttcaataatagtatattacgatacatgtGACTTAAACGGCCCATTATTACACGGCGTATAGATAGCGGCGTGTAGATTTACACGCCGTGTAATACTGGGTCGATTAAGTCACATgtatcgtatactattttatagcatctgCCTGCCCTAAGTCAGCTATGTCACAACAATCCGTGACATAAACAATCCTGTACTGCACCGTGCGTAGCTCGATATGCTCAGCGATAAAGCACGGTGCAATAAAGGACTGTTTaggtcacggataggcgtgacttaaacgCGGACTTATGTCACGCAGTGCTATTAAACAAATTCTTAAACAGTTTATTTTTAGTaaggtaaaaataataaacgtctattttaaagaaattttcaaCTCTACCATCTAAAAGCAACTACCTAGAAACAGAATATCCTGCATTTAttgtatagaaaaaaagtggTCTATTTGAGATAAAAAGATGATTGTAgaatttgtttaaaagtaaaatacgCGGACAAATGATCAGCAAAAAATATCCTGCGATTTTATATACCTACGTACGTATCCTGACCGTTTTTTCACGATCGCGACACGTAactgccttatagttttgtcatcgaaaaatgtgtgagatgcgatatctcacgcaattttcgatcgatcaggctgaaattttgggaagAGTCTCCTCTTGTacaaacctaaaaactaagtttttttatctcgatcgtctacgtttttttaaaatgcgggcacaattcgTTTaagttttgcgtgttttttgtataaaaattttggtgttacacgattatctctgagaGACTTTTAACAATTTAACTAAACATTTGTGTGCAAACTTCCCTCGTAATAGtaaggtgccaaatttattttggacttgatcctgcatgtacacgcagaatgcggtcagatcactaaaaacggttttttggctctaactcgaatTCTATACATTCTACGAAAAGAAGTTAAatagaaaagttgtagatcgAGGGAATATAACTTTTTCCTATGGACACTTAAacgtaaaaatgtttttaattcgagttaacaggcaaaaatcgatttttttatagcaatcATCCCgtatttatcataaaagtttgaggctatacattttacataaaaaccttgaatgtaaaagttgtggatattttgaaaacacaattttctaccatgacaaacattttttcaaaacacataTACATAAACAATAACCCTATGAcgatttttggtacatataattgaataacaatttcagtgtgacacgccctatctggcccaaaagctttaattgatCAAGGCGAGAGCGAAACGCGAGCGTCGGTGAATCGGGCGAGCACGCAACGCGTGCGTCagcggtcgtgccttacaCGCAAAACGCGAAGAGCTTCGCGATGCAAGTTGGCAAGCCACCGCGGCCGTAAGACCGCATGTAGCGTGCTAGTTATTATACAATGATAAAGGGAGATCGATCTAAGGTAAAGGGATTATTGTAGAATATTCTTATACGTAAAATACGTGAGTAACTAATTAGCAACAAAGTATCCAGCAGTTTCAGACGTTTACAGGTGAGTATTATTAACTTCCATTTTCATAAGCAACAAATTCGCAAATAAATATCCCGCATTCTCTTTTCATCTACTACAATTTTTCGACATCGTCATATTCAGGGAGTAGTAGCGGGGATAATTGGGAGTCAAGAGTTCATAATAGGATATTATAAACAGTGCTATTTTGCAGCAACTAATTAGCAACAAAATACGCCGTagtttatttaatcaataaccTCTTTTTGACTTTATCGTATTTCGGGGGTAGTCTGAGGATCGATGTGGCAGATAGGGGATGATATGGGGATAATATAAATCATGCTATTTTGCAGCAACTAATTAGCAACAAAATACGCCGCAGTTTATATTCTCTTATGCCCTCTTTTTGACTTTATCGAACTTCGGGGGTAGTCTGGGGGCCGATGTGGCAGATAGGAGATGACGGGGggataatataaatattgctATTTTGCAGCAACTAATTAGCAACAAAATACGCCGTAGTTTATTTACTTAATAACCTCTTTTTGACTTTATCGTATTTCGGGGGTAGTCTGAGGGTCGATGTGGCAATTAGGGGATGATACGGGGATAATATAAATCATGCTATCCTTCAGCAACTAATTAGCAACAAAATACGCCATAGTTTATTTATTCTTATGCCCTCTTTTTGACTTTATCGAACTTTAGGGGTAGTCTGAGAGTCGATGTGGCAGATAGGGGATGACGGGGggataatataaatattgctATTTTGCAGCAACTAATTAGCAACTAAATATGCCGTTCAAAGAACTTTGATATCTTAACGAGAACCAAAGATATAGCATCGTGGTCTGCTAGGTTAAGATTCAATCTAGCAGATCACACGTATCTTTTACAGGTATTGAGCAACTAAATTAGGAATAGTGTAACTAATTAGCAACTAAATACCCAGTAGGTTAGAAGTGTGCGTCGTGACCATGGTCTGCTAGCttaatatacgtatttttttcatatttttgtgGACACATTACCTAACCGATAAAACTTCCTTCAGATTTAGCTGTAATACAAAAATTGCCTttactaaaataataataaatatttttttggttGAATCATATGTTTAATATACTACAATTTTAATCGTTtatctatacgtatataattattaaaaatattctgacatacaaaaaattgatttcgttttttgaggttaaattcaattgcattttttacttcattttttactttatactaataattcataatttttttcgtaaaacacttctgaaatgaatgaaaattcttttttatttggaatAATGCACGCACAAATCTCATTTCACAAGCGCCATTAGACAATGAACCAGAGATATATAGTAAGGAAAACAACATAGTTaataacaccggcacacaaaataaaaaaagttgtctgcgcgagaaatcagacctatctatctttatgtttttcgggtcgctgaattcgaatataaggtcagttaggccccaccacgtcagggtcaaggtcagttggaggtcaaattaagaagaaaaggtttaaaaaaattaaaatgccatatatttaagTTCTtgtggtcgctgaatccaaatccggaatcagtttggccccatctcatcaggttcaaggtcagttcaaggtcaaactgagaagaaatggttaaaagaaataaaaatgccatacatttatgtttttttggtcgctgaatctgaatctggggtcagttttacccgatcacgtcaggttcaaggtcagttcgaggtcaaattgggaagtaacggttaaaaaaattaaaatgctttAATAGGGAATGCTTTAAATGCTTTCAAATAGGgatcaaattatcaaaatacattaagaaaagactaaaccatggtatcttggggtttttggggtcgctgaatgcgaATCCGGGGCCAGTTTAATCCCATCAGAACTTTCTCAAGgacagttgaaggtcaaattatcgaaatacatgaaaaatacactaaaacatggtatcttgggatttttcgggcgctgaatccgaatccgggcttattacaaccctatcaggtcatggtcaaggtcaaatcataaagattcataaaaagtaaaatcaaaccatgacatttagggatttttggggtcgctgaatccgaatccagggtcagtatagtcccataaggttatatttatggtcagttcaaggttagttcaaggtcatggacgtaaagagagtgaaaaaaatagttataaactgaaacaatgcaaaaggtaatgtaaaccataaagcaaagaacaaaatatatgcaagtacaatcgtatcctttaaaactatatcatagtttgctgctccttcatttactttaaatttgttagaagtatatgcaattcaataaaatacccgtaaaaatattaagcccattactcttttttatggtaacgaactattttattggcaaatgatctacgaagtggtttacgcttccgcttctcTGATGTTGATGGTAtatctctttttaacgaccaacagtaatctgctaatttacgtcccatcttccttggtacctgcgctccatttccttgatatcttggtgaaatctctctccctgctaTTCGCCGTAATCCcctaggttttctggaaactcatcaacatgcgaatataaaaagtgtaattttagattcattaggcagtcttCATTATCGGGTGTCTATCTCAGTGTAAGTCCCAAGACGATTGATGTTGAATATCTTGGGTTTGTGTTAAGGTCTTCTTTCCCAAAAGGTTTCCAAAGTCATGTTACAGTAATCTTCATCTCACTTGTATCACTTGTATTTCCTACTTGATACGAACGGATATGAATATGCTGTTTGTTTGCCCCCAGGGTACCTCCACGTGGTGACGGTGGGAAACgaccgattctttttttcggtcgGCTAAACCCCTGGGTGAAGGGTTTAGAGCCGTCATGGCAGACAAACAGCAAAAAATTACGATGCAGGGATTCGGAACCCCAGTATCGGCGGCTGGTCAGGGTGAGCAAGCGGGCCCGCAGGCTTCGTCATCGAGCGACCGCAGCTCTTTGTTAGTGGGAAACTTGGCTTTCGAAGAGTATAATACTACAAGAATTTATCACTTGAGGTCTGGTGACCAAGAATGCCTTATAGCAAAACGGGAtagtttttgttacatttgtggCAAGTATGAGACcccaaaaaatagaagaaaaaacaatcaaaatattaaagagcAGTACAAGAACATGTTTGACTTAGACATGAAAATTGACGAATTTGATTGGGTTCCTAAAATCATATGCGGAATATGCAGTAAAATGCTACAGAAAGGCAAAAATGGTAAAActgaagtaaaaatgaaagtgcCTACGATATGGAAGGAACCTTTAAGGAAAGAAGactgttatttttgtaatacgaaTTTGCATGGAGTTAATAGTAAAATCAAGTCACACATTAATTACGCTAACGTTGAAAGTGTCACAAAACCTATATATGAATCGTCAATTGATAAAAGAGAAGATCCACTGGGTACGTACGTAAGTGGAAGTATGGATCTTgaggaaaatttagaaagacatgataaagatgaaatgatagaagaagaaatagAGGAAGGAGATGTTATtgcggaagaagaaaaatcgcctGATGAAGACAATGAGGTTACTAGTACAAGTGATACAAGTGACGAGGAATACATCCCCTATAATGCTAAGAAGGAGAAAGGTCCACTTACACAAGAAAAAGTGAATGAACTCATACGCGATTTGGGCCTACCAAAGGATGGGGCGGAGTACTTGGCTTCATGGCTAAAAGAATATACTAATGaagctggaaaaattcaagtttcttACTACCGAGACAGAGATAAGAAATATCGTGATTATTTCGCTAAAGATAAAGAATTTTCCTTAGTTTACTGTAAACATATAGTTGGGTTGATGAATTGCTTTAAACATGGGTGTTACAACCCCAACGAGTGGAGATTGTTCATCGATTCGTAGACGAGAAATATAAAAGCCGTTCTGTtacacaatacaaatgtttatgcAGCCATTCCCATAGGATATTCGGTAATACTGAATGAAGAGTACTGTAATATGAAAGTAATATTAGAccgaataaaatacaatgatcATAAATGGCAAATGTGTGGGgattttaaaatcataacaataCTTCTGGGGCAACAATCGGGATTCACAAAATATCCTTGCTATTTATGTGAATGGGATAGTAGGGATAGAAAGAATCATTACATAAAGAGTGTCTGGCCCCttagaaaaaagttcgaaCCTGGTtctaagaatataaaagaaaagccaCTTGTTGATCCATCAAAAATTCTTATACCATCTCTGCACATTAAATTGGGACTTATGAAACAATGGGTAAAATCTTTAGACAAAGATGGTAGCTGCTTTAAGTATCTGCGAAATCAGTTTCCCAAATTAAGTGAtgctaaagtaaatgaaggaattTTCGATGGCCCTCAGATTCATAAGAtgataaatgatgaaatttttgttacgaaaatgaatcatacagagagagaagcatggtTATGTTTAGAGgacgtaattaaaaattttcttgcaAATCATAAGAGCCC encodes:
- the LOC116416302 gene encoding uncharacterized protein LOC116416302, yielding MADKQQKITMQGFGTPVSAAGQGEQAGPQASSSSDRSSLLVGNLAFEEYNTTRIYHLRSGDQECLIAKRDSFCYICGKYETPKNRRKNNQNIKEQYKNMFDLDMKIDEFDWVPKIICGICSKMLQKGKNGKTEVKMKVPTIWKEPLRKEDCYFCNTNLHGVNSKIKSHINYANVESVTKPIYESSIDKREDPLGTYVSGSMDLEENLERHDKDEMIEEEIEEGDVIAEEEKSPDEDNEVTSTSDTSDEEYIPYNAKKEKGPLTQEKVNELIRDLGLPKDGAEYLASWLKEYTNEAGKIQVSYYRDRDKKYRDYFAKDKEFSLVYCKHIVGLMNCFKHGCYNPNEWRLFIDS